A genome region from Physeter macrocephalus isolate SW-GA chromosome 4, ASM283717v5, whole genome shotgun sequence includes the following:
- the LOC114486051 gene encoding ankyrin repeat domain-containing protein 35-like: protein MKRIFSCSSSQVAVERWNRRDQKLLEAVRRGDVGCVAVLASRKSARPTKLDSNGQSPFHLAASEGLTECLTILLANGADINSKNENGTRHLRNRNFWPLVAESLSL, encoded by the exons ATGAAGCGCATCTTCTCCTGCTCCAGCTCACAGGTGGCG GTGGAGAGATGGAACCGCCGTGATCAGAAGCTTCTGGAGGCAGTGCGGCGGGGGGACGTGGGATGCGTGGCTGTCCTCGCCTCCAGGAAATCTGCCCGACCCACCAAGCTAGACTCGAACGGCCAGTCCCC GTTTCATCTGGCAGCCTCCGAAGGCCTGACAGAATGTCTGACTATACTACTTGCAAATGGGGCTGACATCAACAGCAAGAATGAGAATG GTACCAGGCACTTGAGGAACAGGAATTTCTGGCCCCTTGTGGCTGAGAGCCTCTCTCTCTAA